A stretch of the Odontesthes bonariensis isolate fOdoBon6 chromosome 5, fOdoBon6.hap1, whole genome shotgun sequence genome encodes the following:
- the LOC142380583 gene encoding ferroportin yields MSQREDNSHCGGSVVEFESDDIRDSRADKAKSIPGSALIYLKGPKFLIYVSGALSMWVRNISCRNKFVEGDRMWHFAISVFLIELYGHNLLLTAVFGLVVAGSVLLLGALIGDWVDRNPRNKVAHASLFIQNTSVTVCSIVLMLVFSYKQRIEQIWDGWLTVVCYTVVIVLADVANLASTALTIAIQRDWIVVITGYNRGHLAGMNATMRRIDQVTNILAPLAVGQVMTLASNVVGCGFILGWNLVSLIVEFFFLSRVYRIVPALSVKPPTTEGNDQAYLERTERRRPQGGGSAVQPQSLPEGNCNSSVHIKEITNLPLCFRKFRWLVSTCRDGWRAYYRQPVFLAGMGLAFLYTTVLGFDCITTGYAYTQGISGSLLSLLMGVSAITGLVGTMMFTRLRKTYGLVNTGIISSCLHLGCLLLCVCSVFAPGSPMDLSLLIPYLASNSSAEPGEMATQKQKHAYPLTGGRNQPLLPDRSSIHWTNNTVLFDNVPSGTAPESYISIILLFLGVITARIGLWSFDLTVTQLLQETISESERGVVNGVQSSMNYLMDLLHFIMVISAPQPEHFGILVIISVLFITTGHTMYFLYAHKAKRKHRLNT; encoded by the exons ATGTCCCAGCGAGAGGACAACTCCCACTGTGGTGGGTCTGTGGTCGAATTTGAGTCTGATGACATCAGGGATTCAAGAGCTGATAAAGCAAAGAGCATACCAG GTTCAGCTCTCATCTACCTCAAAGGTCCAAAGTTTCTTATCTATGTCAGTGGAGCATTGTCAATGTGGGTAAGAAACATTTCCTGCAGAAACAAATTTGTGGAA GGTGACCGCATGTGGCACTTTGCAATCTCTGTGTTCTTGATTGAGCTCTATGGCCATAACCTGTTGCTGACTGCGGTATTTGGATTGGTGGTGGCGGGGTCAGTGCTGCTACTTGGGGCTTTGATAGGAGACTGGGTTGATCGCAATCCGAGGAATAAAG TTGCACATGCATCTCTTTTCATTCAGAACACCTCAGTGACTGTATGTAGCATTGTGCTCATGTTGGTGTTCTCGTATAAACAAAGGATTGAACAGATCTGGGATGGATGGCTTACT GTGGTTTGTTATACGGTGGTGATCGTCCTGGCAGATGTGGCAAATCTTGCAAGCACAGCGCTGACCATTGCCATTCAGAGGGACTGGATTGTGGTGATCACAGGCTACAATCGAGGTCACCTAGCTG GAATGAATGCAACCATGAGGCGGATAGATCAGGTGACTAACATCCTGGCCCCACTAGCAGTGGGACAGGTCATGACCCTGGCCTCCAATGTGGTTGGCTGTGGCTTCATCCTGGGGTGGAACCTTGTGTCACTCATTGTGGAGTTCTTCTTCTTGTCGCGGGTGTATCGCATCGTCCCTGCTCTTTCAGTCAAACCACCAACAACTGAGGGCAATGACCAGGCATACCTGGAGAGGACAGAGAGGAGAAGGCCACAAG GGGGAGGCAGTGCTGTGCAACCTCAATCTCTGCCAGAGGGAAACTGCAACTCAAGTGTGCATATAAAAGAAATCACCAACTTGCCGCTGTGTTTCCGGAAGTTTCGCTGGCTGGTGAGCACATGTAGAGATGGCTGGAGGGCCTACTATCGGCAGCCTGTTTTTCTGGCAGGAATGGGTCTGGCCTTTCTCTACACTACAGTCCTGGGGTTTGACTGCATCACTACCGGCTATGCATATACACAGGGCATAAGTGGCTCTCTCCTTAGTCTGCTTATGGGTGTGTCAGCTATCACAGGGTTGGTGGGTACCATGATGTTCACCAGACTCAGGAAGACCTATGGCCTAGTTAACACAGGCATCATCTCAAGCTGCCTCCACCTGGGCTGCTTGTtgctctgtgtgtgttctgtgtttgCTCCTGGCAGCCCTATGGATCTTAGCTTGCTGATACCCTACCTTGCCTCCAATTCCTCTGCTGAGCCTGGAGAGATGGCAACCCAAAAGCAAAAACACGCCTATCCTCTGACAGGGGGGAGAAATCAGCCACTGCTTCCTGACCGCTCCTCCATTCACTGGACAAACAACACTGTGCTTTTTGATAATGTGCCCTCTGGAACAGCACCAGAATCATACATCTCCATTATTCTGCTGTTCTTGGGTGTCATCACAGCACGCATTG GCTTGTGGTCCTTCGACTTGACTGTGACACAGCTTCTGCAGGAGACCATCTCTGAGTCAGAGAGAGGAGTGGTTAATGGGGTGCAGAGCTCTATGAACTACCTAATGGACCTTCTTCACTTCATCATGGTGATCTCCGCTCCACAACCAGAACACTTTGGCATCCTagttattatttctgttttattcatCACCACTGGGCACACTATGTACTTCCTGTATGCGCATAAAGCCAAGAGAAAACACCGCCTCAATACATAA